A region from the Mycobacterium heidelbergense genome encodes:
- a CDS encoding DUF1906 domain-containing protein — MRSVSRRDALKLAAPVLLGLGAAAAPVNAPKASAADMRLIDFAERRISPDEIRSAGYGGVVNYVSNSRPGANFEAKPITREYADALRAAGLQIVSNFQYGKPGWPDPSDCTRGYDGGVADAQTAQRLHAAAGGPGSAPIFFSIDDDIDVNVWNTVGVQWFRGINSVLGVGRTGIYGHAQACGWAIRDGVIGSSSTPGHRWAWQTRSWSHGEREPAAVLYQAVVNSPSNPGPLLGGINVDVDDVLAPDFGQWDFAR; from the coding sequence GTGCGATCGGTCTCACGGCGCGACGCCCTCAAACTCGCCGCACCGGTCCTGCTGGGCCTGGGGGCGGCGGCCGCGCCGGTCAACGCGCCTAAGGCGTCGGCCGCCGACATGCGGCTGATCGATTTCGCCGAGCGGAGGATCTCGCCGGACGAGATCAGGTCGGCGGGCTATGGCGGGGTGGTGAACTACGTGTCGAACTCGCGACCGGGCGCGAACTTCGAGGCAAAGCCCATCACCCGCGAGTACGCGGACGCGCTGCGGGCCGCGGGCCTTCAGATCGTCAGCAACTTCCAGTACGGCAAACCCGGCTGGCCCGACCCGTCGGACTGCACCCGCGGCTACGACGGCGGCGTCGCCGACGCCCAGACGGCCCAACGCCTGCACGCCGCCGCCGGGGGTCCCGGGTCGGCCCCGATCTTCTTCAGCATCGACGACGACATCGACGTCAACGTCTGGAATACCGTTGGTGTCCAATGGTTTCGGGGAATCAACTCGGTGCTGGGCGTGGGCCGCACCGGCATCTACGGCCACGCCCAGGCCTGCGGGTGGGCGATCCGAGACGGCGTCATAGGCAGCTCGAGCACGCCGGGGCACCGGTGGGCGTGGCAGACGAGATCGTGGTCGCACGGGGAGCGCGAGCCCGCCGCGGTGCTCTATCAGGCCGTGGTCAACAGCCCGTCGAACCCGGGCCCCCTGCTCGGCGGGATCAACGTCGACGTCGACGACGTCCTGGCACCCGACTTCGGCCAGTGGGATTTCGCGCGCTGA
- a CDS encoding glycosyltransferase family 4 protein: MRIALLSYRSKDHCGGQGVYVRHLSRGLVELGHDVEVFSGQPYPELLDPRVRLTKVPSLDLYREPDPFRVPRPSEIRDSIDLLELLTVWTAGFPEPRTFTLRVARLLADRAKDFDLVHDNQSLGTGLLTIADAGLPVVATVHHPITRDRVLDVAAARWWRKPLVHRWYGFSKMQEQVARRIPDLLTVSSSSAADIVADFGVSPDQLHVVPLGVNTELFKPGSRPRHPGRVIAIASADTPLKGVRTLLHAVARLRTSRDLELRLVAKVEPNGPTHKLIAELGISDIVHIASGLSDAELAALFASAEVACIPSLYEGFSLPAVEAMASGTPIVASRVGALPEVLGTDGACAELVPPADVDALTRALGGLLDSPEKRRGMGKAGRDRAVSVFSWEAVAAQTVGVYERAIARC; this comes from the coding sequence ATGCGAATTGCCCTGCTGTCCTATCGCAGTAAGGACCATTGCGGCGGACAGGGCGTCTACGTGCGCCATCTCAGCCGCGGCCTGGTCGAACTCGGCCACGACGTGGAAGTGTTCTCCGGCCAGCCCTATCCGGAACTGCTGGACCCACGGGTCCGGTTGACCAAGGTGCCCAGCCTCGATCTGTATCGCGAGCCCGATCCGTTCCGGGTGCCCCGGCCGAGCGAGATCCGCGACTCCATCGACCTGCTGGAACTGCTGACGGTGTGGACCGCGGGCTTTCCCGAACCGCGAACGTTCACGCTGCGCGTCGCGCGGTTATTGGCCGACCGGGCAAAGGATTTCGACCTCGTTCACGACAACCAGAGCCTGGGAACCGGGCTGCTCACCATCGCCGACGCGGGCCTGCCGGTGGTGGCCACCGTGCACCACCCCATCACCCGCGACCGGGTGCTCGACGTCGCTGCCGCACGATGGTGGCGAAAGCCGTTGGTGCACCGCTGGTATGGCTTCTCCAAGATGCAGGAGCAGGTGGCGCGCCGAATCCCGGACCTGTTGACCGTCTCGTCGTCATCGGCCGCCGACATCGTCGCCGACTTCGGGGTCTCGCCGGATCAACTGCACGTGGTGCCGCTGGGCGTCAACACCGAGTTGTTCAAGCCGGGATCGCGGCCACGGCACCCCGGCCGGGTCATCGCGATCGCCAGCGCCGACACCCCGCTGAAGGGCGTCCGGACGCTGCTGCACGCGGTCGCCAGGCTGCGCACGAGCCGCGATCTCGAGTTGCGGCTCGTCGCCAAGGTGGAACCCAACGGCCCCACGCACAAGCTCATCGCGGAGCTGGGCATCTCCGACATCGTCCACATTGCCAGCGGGCTTTCCGATGCGGAGCTCGCGGCGCTGTTCGCCTCGGCCGAGGTCGCCTGCATTCCCTCTCTCTACGAAGGGTTTTCGCTGCCGGCGGTGGAGGCCATGGCCAGCGGGACGCCGATCGTGGCCAGCCGGGTGGGCGCGCTGCCAGAGGTCCTGGGGACCGATGGCGCCTGCGCGGAGCTGGTGCCGCCCGCCGACGTCGATGCGCTAACCCGTGCGCTCGGCGGGCTTCTCGACTCGCCGGAAAAGCGCCGCGGCATGGGCAAGGCCGGCCGCGACCGCGCGGTCAGCGTGTTCAGCTGGGAAGCCGTGGCCGCGCAGACGGTGGGCGTTTACGAGCGGGCGATCGCGCGATGCTGA
- a CDS encoding class I SAM-dependent methyltransferase: MGSRGRADGGRLRAGDRAMLTVDFDRLGIGPSVKVIDVGCGAGRHAFEAYRRGADVVAFDRDASELRSVDAILRAMAEAGEAPATASAKAVLGDALGLPYADETFDCVIASEILEHVPQDDAAVVELVRVLKVGGTLAVSVPRWLPERVCWLLSDEYHSNEGGHVRIYRASELRDKITGGGMELTHAHHAHALHSPFWWLKCAVGVSKSEHPAVAAYHKLLVWDLMRRPKVTQLAESLLNPLVGKSVVMYFTKLDAAENEAAQGYSVASV; this comes from the coding sequence CTGGGAAGCCGTGGCCGCGCAGACGGTGGGCGTTTACGAGCGGGCGATCGCGCGATGCTGACCGTGGATTTCGACCGGCTCGGCATCGGGCCCTCCGTCAAGGTCATCGACGTGGGCTGCGGGGCCGGCCGGCACGCCTTCGAGGCCTATCGGCGCGGCGCCGACGTCGTCGCCTTTGATCGCGACGCGTCCGAACTGCGTTCCGTCGACGCGATCCTGCGTGCGATGGCCGAGGCCGGGGAGGCGCCCGCGACGGCATCGGCGAAAGCGGTTCTCGGTGACGCGCTGGGCCTGCCGTATGCCGACGAGACCTTCGACTGCGTCATCGCCTCGGAAATCCTGGAACACGTTCCCCAGGACGACGCCGCCGTCGTCGAGCTGGTCAGGGTCCTCAAAGTTGGTGGCACACTGGCGGTCAGCGTGCCCCGGTGGTTGCCCGAGCGGGTGTGCTGGCTGCTGTCCGACGAATACCACAGCAACGAGGGCGGCCACGTCCGCATCTACCGGGCCAGCGAGCTGCGGGACAAGATCACCGGCGGCGGAATGGAATTGACGCACGCCCACCACGCGCATGCGCTGCACTCGCCGTTCTGGTGGCTGAAATGCGCCGTCGGCGTCTCGAAATCCGAGCATCCTGCGGTGGCCGCCTATCACAAGCTCCTGGTGTGGGATCTGATGCGGCGGCCGAAGGTGACGCAGCTGGCGGAGTCGCTGCTCAATCCGCTGGTCGGCAAGAGCGTGGTCATGTATTTCACCAAGCTGGATGCGGCGGAAAACGAAGCGGCCCAGGGATATTCCGTTGCATCGGTTTAA
- a CDS encoding prenyltransferase yields the protein MHRFNPPAVSGVLTPDQCRQTARSIAAAQESSGAIPWFAGGHTDPWDHVECAMALTAAGLLEPARAAFDWSRRTQRPDGSWPIQTRAGAIEDSNSDSNFCAYIATGVWHHVLVTGDRSFAARMWPVVHKAIDFVIDLQFGYGEIAWARSEAGPVPEALLTGCASVFHSIRCALALAALVGDPQPEWELALGRLGHAVAAHPEAFTEKDRYSMDWYYPILGGALRGPAAAARIKQRWNDFVVGGLGIRCVDDRPWVTGAETCELVMALDALGHRSAAHQQFAAMQHLRDGDGSYWTGLVFADGKRWPEERTTWTGAAMILAADALSDTTAGSGIFRGDGLPMGLQTGFDCGCVVTGR from the coding sequence TTGCATCGGTTTAACCCCCCGGCCGTCTCGGGTGTCCTGACACCCGATCAATGCCGACAGACCGCGCGGTCGATAGCCGCCGCGCAGGAATCGTCGGGCGCCATCCCGTGGTTCGCGGGTGGTCACACCGACCCGTGGGATCACGTGGAGTGCGCGATGGCGCTCACCGCGGCCGGACTGCTGGAGCCGGCGCGGGCCGCGTTCGACTGGAGCCGCCGCACCCAACGACCCGACGGCTCCTGGCCCATCCAAACCCGCGCTGGGGCCATCGAAGACTCCAACAGCGACAGCAACTTCTGCGCGTACATCGCCACCGGCGTCTGGCACCACGTGCTGGTGACCGGCGACAGGTCGTTCGCCGCCCGGATGTGGCCGGTGGTGCACAAGGCGATCGACTTCGTCATCGACCTGCAGTTTGGCTACGGCGAGATCGCCTGGGCGCGAAGCGAAGCCGGACCCGTGCCGGAGGCGCTGCTGACCGGGTGCGCCAGCGTGTTCCACAGCATCCGCTGTGCGCTGGCGCTGGCCGCGCTCGTCGGGGACCCGCAGCCCGAGTGGGAACTCGCGCTGGGCCGGCTGGGCCACGCGGTGGCTGCGCATCCCGAGGCGTTCACCGAAAAGGACCGCTACTCGATGGACTGGTACTACCCAATCCTCGGTGGCGCGCTGCGCGGCCCGGCGGCGGCCGCGCGAATCAAGCAGCGCTGGAACGACTTCGTGGTCGGCGGGCTCGGCATCCGTTGCGTGGACGACCGGCCCTGGGTGACCGGCGCCGAGACGTGCGAACTGGTGATGGCCCTCGACGCCCTCGGCCACCGGTCCGCCGCGCACCAACAATTCGCCGCGATGCAACACCTGCGCGACGGCGACGGATCCTATTGGACGGGCCTGGTATTCGCGGACGGGAAGCGGTGGCCGGAGGAGCGCACCACCTGGACCGGGGCGGCGATGATCCTGGCGGCCGACGCGCTGTCGGACACCACCGCGGGCAGCGGCATCTTCCGCGGCGACGGGCTGCCGATGGGTCTGCAGACCGGCTTCGATTGCGGGTGCGTGGTTACCGGTCGCTGA
- a CDS encoding class I SAM-dependent methyltransferase, which produces MSDASSTERLFALAEQVRGFMPPDEGRALYGAALRYLNGGVGVEVGTYCGKSTLLLGAAAQQTASVLYTIDHHHGSEEHQAGWEYHDASLVDDVTGLFDTLPTFRRTLDAAGLDDHVVAIVGKSPIVAHGWRSPLQLLFIDGGHSAQAATEDFEGWAKWVSVGGALAIHDVFPDPRDGGRPPYYIYCRAMDSGHFREISATGSLRVLERISDR; this is translated from the coding sequence ATGAGCGACGCCAGTTCAACGGAACGCTTGTTCGCGCTGGCCGAGCAGGTCCGGGGCTTCATGCCGCCCGACGAGGGACGCGCGCTTTACGGCGCCGCGCTGCGGTACCTCAACGGCGGCGTCGGCGTCGAGGTCGGCACCTACTGCGGCAAATCCACCCTGTTGCTGGGCGCTGCGGCCCAACAAACCGCCAGCGTGCTCTACACCATCGACCATCATCACGGCTCGGAGGAACACCAAGCCGGCTGGGAGTACCACGACGCCTCCCTGGTCGACGACGTCACCGGGCTGTTCGACACGCTGCCGACGTTTCGTCGCACGCTCGACGCGGCCGGCCTCGACGACCACGTCGTCGCCATCGTGGGCAAGTCGCCGATCGTGGCCCACGGGTGGCGCTCGCCGCTGCAACTCTTGTTCATCGACGGCGGCCACTCGGCGCAGGCCGCCACCGAGGATTTCGAGGGATGGGCGAAGTGGGTGAGCGTCGGCGGGGCGCTGGCCATCCACGACGTGTTCCCGGACCCTCGTGACGGCGGGCGGCCGCCCTACTACATCTATTGCCGCGCAATGGATTCCGGGCATTTCCGCGAGATCTCGGCCACCGGCTCGCTCCGGGTACTGGAACGGATCAGCGACCGGTAA
- a CDS encoding cutinase family protein, whose translation MRFSRTRKSAGIGVAAVAIAAALTLVPVLLPAGAPGAARSAAAANCPQVEVVFARGRMESPGTGVLGNAFINALESKVSGKSFGTYAVKYPADTEVDVGANDMSRHVQYMVDNCPDTRLVLGGYSLGAAVTDVVLAVPFNAFGFDNPLPEGTDQHIAAVALFGNGSQWVGPITNFNPIYNDRTIELCHGDDPVCNPADPNTWHDNWPQHLASAYIQAGMANQAADFVAGKL comes from the coding sequence GTGCGCTTTTCACGTACCCGTAAATCGGCTGGCATCGGCGTCGCGGCGGTCGCGATTGCGGCGGCGCTGACGCTGGTTCCCGTGCTGCTGCCGGCCGGGGCACCGGGGGCCGCGCGGTCGGCGGCCGCGGCGAATTGTCCCCAGGTCGAGGTGGTCTTTGCCCGCGGCCGAATGGAATCACCGGGGACGGGGGTCCTCGGCAACGCGTTCATCAACGCGCTCGAATCCAAGGTCAGCGGCAAGAGCTTCGGCACCTATGCCGTGAAGTACCCGGCCGACACGGAGGTCGACGTCGGCGCCAACGACATGAGCCGGCACGTCCAGTACATGGTCGACAACTGCCCCGACACCCGGCTGGTGCTTGGCGGCTACTCGCTCGGTGCGGCCGTCACCGACGTGGTACTCGCGGTGCCCTTCAACGCGTTCGGGTTCGACAACCCCCTGCCCGAAGGCACCGATCAGCACATCGCCGCCGTCGCGTTGTTCGGCAACGGAAGCCAGTGGGTGGGTCCGATCACGAACTTCAACCCGATCTACAACGACAGGACCATCGAGTTGTGTCACGGCGACGATCCGGTGTGCAACCCGGCCGACCCGAACACCTGGCACGACAACTGGCCCCAGCATCTCGCCAGCGCCTACATTCAGGCGGGCATGGCGAATCAGGCCGCCGACTTCGTCGCCGGCAAGCTTTAG
- a CDS encoding glycoside hydrolase family 16 protein, producing the protein MPEMDRRRMMLTAGIGVLAASLPVPEARAYPRRPGPPSAPSGQTGTYIFQDEFDGPAGSAPDPSKWAVAKAREQIKDPTYWERPENIGQYRDDRHNVFLDGNSNLVLRAAKDGPTYYSGKIQSLWRGGVGHTWEARIKLNCLTAGAWPAYWLGNEDQGEIDVMEWYGNGNWPSATTVHAKANGGEWKTHNIAVDGAWHTWRTQWDDAGIRFWKDYVDGAQPYFDVPASSLPDWPFNGPGYTVFPVFNLAVAGSGGGDPGSGTYPADMLVDWIRVW; encoded by the coding sequence ATGCCGGAGATGGACCGCCGCCGCATGATGTTGACGGCCGGGATCGGCGTGCTGGCGGCCTCGCTGCCGGTCCCCGAGGCCCGGGCCTACCCGCGCCGACCAGGACCTCCCTCCGCGCCCAGCGGCCAGACCGGGACCTACATCTTCCAGGACGAGTTCGACGGCCCGGCCGGTTCGGCCCCCGACCCGTCGAAGTGGGCGGTGGCGAAGGCCCGCGAGCAGATCAAGGACCCGACCTACTGGGAGCGGCCCGAGAACATCGGGCAGTACCGCGACGATCGCCACAACGTGTTCCTCGACGGCAACTCCAACCTGGTGTTACGTGCCGCGAAAGACGGCCCCACGTACTACAGCGGCAAGATACAAAGCCTCTGGCGGGGCGGCGTCGGCCACACCTGGGAAGCCCGGATCAAGCTGAATTGCCTGACCGCCGGCGCCTGGCCCGCCTACTGGCTGGGCAACGAGGACCAGGGCGAGATCGACGTCATGGAGTGGTACGGCAACGGCAACTGGCCCTCGGCCACCACCGTGCACGCGAAAGCCAACGGCGGCGAGTGGAAGACCCACAACATCGCGGTCGACGGGGCCTGGCACACGTGGCGCACCCAGTGGGACGACGCCGGCATCCGCTTCTGGAAGGACTACGTCGACGGGGCGCAGCCGTACTTCGACGTGCCGGCCAGCTCCCTGCCGGATTGGCCGTTCAACGGCCCCGGCTACACCGTTTTCCCGGTCTTCAACCTCGCGGTCGCCGGCTCCGGGGGCGGCGATCCCGGATCGGGGACCTATCCCGCGGACATGCTCGTCGACTGGATACGCGTCTGGTAA